In a single window of the Lagenorhynchus albirostris chromosome 19, mLagAlb1.1, whole genome shotgun sequence genome:
- the B9D2 gene encoding B9 domain-containing protein 2, translating into MAEVHVIGQIMGATGFSENSLFCKWGIHTGAAWKLLSGVREGQTQVDTPQIGNMAYWSHPIDLHFATKGLQGWPRLHLQVWSQDSFGRCQLAGYGFCHVPSSPGTHQLDCPTWRPLGSWREQLARAFVGGGPQLLHGDAIYSGADRYRLHTAAGGTVHLELGLLLRHFDRYGVEC; encoded by the exons ATGGCTGAGGTGCATGTGATTGGGCAGATCATGGGGGCCACCGGTTTCTCGGAAAATAGCCTCTTCTGCAAGTGGGGCATCCACACAG GGGCAGCATGGAAGCTCCTGTCAGGCGTGCGGGAGGGCCAAACACAGGTGGACACCCCCCAGATAGGGAACATGGCCTACTGGTCCCATCCCATCGACCTGCACTTTGCCACCAAAGGCCTACAAG GTTGGCCCCGACTCCATCTCCAGGTATGGTCCCAGGACAGCTTCGGCCGCTGCCAGCTTGCAGGCTACGGCTTTTGCCATGTGCCCAGCAGTCCAGGCACCCACCAGCTGGACTGCCCCACATGGCGGCCCCTAGGCAGCTGGCGGGAGCAGCTGGCAAGGGCCTTCGTGGGTGGCGGGCCTCAGCTGCTGCACGGAGATGCCATCTACAGTGGGGCTGACCGCTACCGCCTGCACACTGCTGCCGGTGGCACCGTGCACCTTGAGCTGGGCCTGCTGCTGCGCCACTTCGATCGTTATGGCGTCGAATGCTGA